A single genomic interval of Streptomyces sp. 1222.5 harbors:
- a CDS encoding aerial mycelium formation protein translates to MSTPSTSGRLGTQGAYRPPAPRGDGTAGPALPAEPPEPDLALLTLPELRALRRDAQRDEADLSYVRRLLQGRIDILRAELCRRGRASVPAPADGSVVDRLPEILKDAPARHRSSARHVTLGTPHNEEYRQLAAEMLGEVELSDLGARTDLELTSAMGRLVRYEQEVSRRRQRLQHTTDDCSGEIARRYRMGEAQVDDLLT, encoded by the coding sequence ATGAGCACACCGAGCACCAGTGGGCGGCTGGGAACGCAGGGGGCGTACCGGCCGCCCGCACCGCGTGGCGACGGCACCGCGGGCCCGGCCCTGCCCGCCGAGCCGCCCGAGCCCGATCTGGCCCTGCTGACCCTGCCCGAACTGCGCGCCCTGCGCCGGGACGCCCAGCGCGACGAGGCGGACCTCAGCTATGTGCGGCGGCTGCTGCAGGGCCGGATCGACATCCTGCGCGCGGAGCTGTGCCGGCGCGGCCGGGCGTCCGTGCCGGCGCCCGCGGACGGCTCCGTGGTCGACCGGCTCCCGGAGATCCTCAAGGACGCCCCGGCCCGGCACCGTTCCTCCGCCCGCCACGTGACGCTGGGCACCCCGCACAACGAGGAGTACCGGCAGCTGGCGGCCGAGATGCTCGGCGAGGTGGAGCTGTCCGACCTCGGCGCGCGCACGGACCTGGAGCTGACCAGCGCCATGGGCCGCCTGGTCCGTTACGAGCAGGAGGTGTCCCGGCGCCGCCAGCGGCTCCAGCACACGACCGACGACTGCAGCGGGGAGATCGCGCGCCGGTACCGGATGGGCGAGGCGCAGGTGGACGACCTGCTGACCTGA
- a CDS encoding sulfurtransferase has translation MSRSDVLVDADWVQDHLDDTDIAIVEVDEDTSAYEKNHIKNAIRIDWTKDLQDPVRRDFVDQEGFEKLLSKKGIANDTLVILYGGNNNWFASYAYWYFKLYGHENVKLLDGGRKKWELDARELVDGSEVPERATTDYKAKPQDTSIRAFRDEVVAAIGAQNLVDVRSPDEFSGKLLAPAHLPQEQSQRPGHVPSARNIPWSKNANDDGTFKSDDELKELYAAESVDLAKDTIAYCRIGERSALTWFVLHELLGVQNVKNYDGSWTEYGSLVGVPIELGANK, from the coding sequence ATGAGCCGCAGCGACGTCCTCGTCGACGCCGACTGGGTCCAGGACCACCTGGACGACACCGACATCGCGATCGTCGAGGTGGACGAGGACACGTCCGCCTACGAGAAGAACCACATCAAGAACGCGATCCGCATCGACTGGACCAAGGATCTGCAGGACCCGGTCCGTCGTGACTTCGTCGACCAGGAGGGCTTCGAGAAGCTCCTGTCGAAGAAGGGCATCGCGAACGACACCCTCGTGATCCTCTACGGCGGCAACAACAACTGGTTCGCGTCCTACGCGTACTGGTACTTCAAGCTGTACGGCCACGAGAACGTCAAGCTCCTCGACGGCGGCCGCAAGAAGTGGGAGCTGGACGCCCGCGAGCTGGTCGACGGCTCCGAGGTGCCCGAGCGCGCCACGACGGACTACAAGGCCAAGCCGCAGGACACCTCGATCCGCGCCTTCCGCGACGAGGTGGTCGCCGCGATCGGCGCGCAGAACCTGGTCGACGTCCGCTCGCCCGACGAGTTCTCCGGCAAGCTGCTCGCCCCGGCGCACCTGCCGCAGGAGCAGTCGCAGCGCCCGGGCCACGTCCCGAGCGCCCGGAACATCCCGTGGTCGAAGAACGCCAACGACGACGGCACCTTCAAGTCGGACGACGAGCTCAAGGAGCTCTACGCCGCGGAGAGCGTCGACCTCGCCAAGGACACGATCGCCTACTGCCGCATCGGTGAGCGCTCGGCCCTGACCTGGTTCGTCCTGCACGAGCTGCTCGGCGTGCAGAACGTCAAGAACTACGACGGCTCCTGGACCGAGTACGGCTCCCTCGTCGGCGTGCCGATCGAGCTCGGCGCCAACAAGTAA
- a CDS encoding Fur family transcriptional regulator, translating into MVSTDWKSDLRQRGYRLTPQRQLVLEAVDTLEHATPDAILVEVRKTASGVNISTVYRTLELLEELGLVSHAHLGHGAPTYHLADRHHHLHLVCRDCENVIEADVEVAADFTAKLRAQFGFDTDMKHFAIFGRCRDCSLKSSTTTS; encoded by the coding sequence GTGGTGAGCACCGACTGGAAGAGCGACCTCAGGCAGCGCGGCTACCGGCTGACGCCGCAGCGTCAGCTTGTCCTCGAAGCCGTGGACACCCTTGAGCACGCGACCCCCGACGCCATCCTCGTGGAAGTGAGGAAGACGGCGTCGGGGGTCAACATTTCCACCGTCTACCGGACGCTGGAGCTGCTGGAGGAGCTGGGCCTGGTCAGCCACGCCCACCTCGGGCACGGCGCGCCCACCTATCACCTCGCCGACCGCCACCACCATCTGCACCTGGTGTGCCGGGACTGCGAGAACGTCATCGAGGCGGACGTCGAGGTGGCGGCCGACTTCACGGCCAAACTGCGCGCGCAGTTCGGGTTCGACACGGACATGAAGCACTTCGCGATCTTCGGCCGCTGCCGGGACTGTTCGCTGAAGAGTTCAACTACCACATCGTAG
- a CDS encoding folate-binding protein YgfZ → MKSPLLSLPGAVPAEGADEGVAAHYGDLFREQRALADGTGFVDLSHRGVVAVTGGDRLSWLHLLLTQHVSELPAGEATEALILSAHGHIEHALYLVDDGTTVWAHVEPGTQEALIAYLESMKFFYRVEVADRTEDFAVVHLPAGSIAEVPEDVVVRETAYGRDLFLPRAGLEEFAAAYGPAAGLLAYEALRVEHHRPRLGFETDHRTIPHELGWIGTAVHLQKGCYRGQETVARVQNLGKPPRRLVFLHLDGSEVHLPAAGTELRLADEGPDGRKIGFVTTSVRHYELGPVALALVKRNVPVDARLLAGDTAAAQETVVEP, encoded by the coding sequence ATGAAGAGCCCTCTGCTGTCCCTGCCCGGCGCCGTCCCCGCCGAAGGAGCCGACGAAGGCGTCGCCGCCCACTACGGCGACCTGTTCCGCGAGCAGCGCGCCCTGGCCGACGGCACCGGTTTCGTCGACCTCTCGCACCGTGGTGTCGTCGCCGTCACCGGCGGGGACCGGCTGAGCTGGCTGCACCTGCTGCTCACCCAGCACGTCAGCGAGCTGCCGGCGGGCGAGGCGACCGAGGCGCTGATCCTCTCCGCCCACGGCCACATCGAGCACGCGCTGTACCTGGTGGACGACGGCACGACGGTCTGGGCGCACGTGGAGCCCGGCACCCAGGAGGCGCTGATCGCGTACCTGGAGTCGATGAAGTTCTTCTACCGGGTCGAGGTCGCCGACCGCACCGAGGACTTCGCGGTCGTCCACCTGCCGGCCGGCTCCATCGCGGAGGTCCCCGAGGACGTCGTCGTACGCGAGACGGCCTACGGACGCGATCTCTTCCTGCCGCGTGCCGGGCTGGAGGAGTTCGCCGCCGCGTACGGACCGGCCGCCGGGCTCCTCGCCTACGAGGCCCTGCGCGTCGAGCACCACCGGCCGCGCCTCGGCTTCGAGACCGACCACCGCACGATCCCGCACGAGCTGGGCTGGATCGGCACGGCGGTGCACCTGCAGAAGGGCTGCTACCGGGGCCAGGAGACGGTCGCCCGCGTGCAGAACCTGGGCAAGCCGCCCCGCCGGCTGGTCTTCCTGCACCTGGACGGCAGCGAGGTCCACCTGCCGGCGGCCGGCACCGAGCTCCGCCTCGCGGACGAGGGCCCCGACGGCCGCAAGATCGGTTTCGTGACGACCTCGGTGCGCCACTACGAGCTGGGCCCGGTGGCCCTTGCCCTGGTGAAGCGGAACGTGCCCGTCGACGCGCGGCTCCTGGCCGGCGACACGGCGGCCGCGCAGGAGACCGTGGTCGAGCCGTAG
- a CDS encoding Ms5788A family Cys-rich leader peptide, which yields MKRQADLTKRRAVDLCRVAAMLCRPF from the coding sequence ATGAAGCGACAGGCGGACCTCACGAAGCGGCGGGCAGTGGACCTGTGCCGCGTTGCCGCCATGCTCTGTCGCCCCTTCTGA
- a CDS encoding DsrE family protein, protein MAKKLVIKVTAGADAPERCSQAFTVAAVAVASGVDVSLWLTGESSWFALPGRAAEFELPHAAPLPDLIDSILAAGRVTLCTQCAARREISEKDVLDGVRIAGAQVFVQEALADGTQALVY, encoded by the coding sequence ATGGCGAAGAAGCTTGTGATCAAGGTGACGGCCGGGGCCGATGCCCCCGAGCGCTGCTCGCAGGCCTTCACGGTGGCGGCGGTGGCCGTGGCCAGTGGGGTCGACGTCTCGCTGTGGCTGACCGGGGAGTCGTCCTGGTTCGCGCTGCCGGGCCGGGCCGCCGAGTTCGAGCTGCCGCACGCCGCTCCGCTGCCCGACCTGATCGACTCGATCCTCGCGGCCGGCCGCGTCACGCTGTGCACCCAGTGCGCCGCCCGCCGGGAGATCTCCGAGAAGGACGTCCTCGACGGGGTCCGGATCGCGGGCGCGCAGGTCTTCGTGCAGGAGGCCCTGGCGGACGGCACCCAGGCGCTCGTGTACTGA
- a CDS encoding DUF1416 domain-containing protein — MCGAKAGGPDASTIKPGETTIQGQVTRDGEPVTGYVRLLDSTGEFTAEVPTSATGQFRFYAAEGTWTVRALVPGGTADRTVVAEHGGLAEVAIAV; from the coding sequence ATGTGTGGAGCGAAGGCCGGCGGCCCGGACGCCTCGACGATCAAGCCCGGGGAGACCACGATCCAGGGTCAGGTGACCCGCGACGGCGAGCCGGTGACGGGCTACGTCCGTCTGCTCGACTCGACAGGTGAGTTCACCGCCGAGGTGCCCACCTCCGCCACGGGTCAGTTCCGTTTCTACGCGGCCGAGGGCACGTGGACGGTGCGCGCGCTGGTGCCCGGCGGCACGGCCGACCGCACGGTGGTGGCTGAGCACGGCGGTCTGGCCGAGGTGGCCATCGCGGTCTGA
- the dtd gene encoding D-aminoacyl-tRNA deacylase — translation MRAVVQRVDGASVVVDGETVGAIEGEGLCVLVGVTHEDTEEKAAQLARKLWSIRMLQDEKSCSDIAAPLLVISQFTLYGYARKGRRPTWNAAAPGKVAEPLVDEVVAQLRGLGATVATGRFGAQMRVSLTNDGPFTVLLEI, via the coding sequence ATGCGTGCGGTGGTGCAGAGGGTGGACGGCGCGAGCGTCGTCGTGGACGGCGAGACGGTGGGCGCGATCGAGGGCGAGGGGCTGTGCGTCCTCGTCGGGGTGACCCATGAGGACACCGAGGAGAAGGCCGCCCAGCTGGCCCGCAAGCTGTGGTCGATCCGGATGCTCCAGGACGAGAAGTCGTGCAGCGACATCGCCGCACCGCTGCTCGTGATCAGCCAGTTCACGCTCTACGGCTACGCCCGCAAGGGCCGCCGGCCCACCTGGAACGCGGCGGCACCGGGCAAGGTCGCCGAGCCGCTGGTGGACGAGGTGGTGGCCCAGCTGCGGGGGCTGGGCGCGACGGTGGCGACGGGCCGTTTCGGCGCGCAGATGCGGGTGTCGCTGACGAACGACGGCCCGTTCACGGTGCTGCTGGAGATCTAG
- a CDS encoding DUF3099 domain-containing protein, producing the protein MYARRRHIYFAMMGTCIGLFVLAWGVVRIWSVPAAVGMCVVAMVIPPVAAMIANRRGPDDRWWDDPSGDPKSDEWWDELDGKKRPRP; encoded by the coding sequence ATGTACGCGCGCCGGCGCCACATCTACTTCGCCATGATGGGGACGTGTATCGGGCTCTTCGTCCTGGCCTGGGGAGTCGTGCGCATCTGGTCGGTGCCCGCGGCCGTCGGCATGTGCGTCGTGGCCATGGTCATCCCGCCGGTCGCCGCGATGATCGCCAACCGGCGGGGCCCCGACGACCGCTGGTGGGACGACCCGTCCGGCGACCCCAAGTCCGACGAGTGGTGGGACGAACTCGACGGCAAGAAGCGCCCGCGCCCCTGA
- a CDS encoding FABP family protein: protein MIEIPSDLHKDLVPLAFLLGNWAGVGVHDFPGSEKCNFGQEVSFTHDGRDFLEYHSHTWVLDNDGNKVRPLESESGYWRIDASRKVEVTMTRDDGTVEIWYGEMADKKPQIDLVTDAVARTAAAQPYSGGKRLYGYVKSDLMWVGEKQTPEVELRPYMSAHLKKVVTPEDVERWAKALPDDMPDDGIAFFK, encoded by the coding sequence ATGATCGAGATCCCGTCCGACCTCCACAAGGACCTGGTCCCGCTCGCCTTCCTGCTCGGCAACTGGGCCGGCGTGGGCGTGCACGACTTCCCCGGCTCGGAGAAGTGCAACTTCGGGCAGGAGGTCAGCTTCACCCACGACGGCCGGGACTTCCTGGAGTACCACTCCCACACCTGGGTCCTGGACAACGACGGCAACAAGGTCCGTCCCCTGGAGTCGGAGTCCGGCTACTGGCGGATCGACGCGAGCCGCAAGGTCGAGGTCACCATGACCCGCGACGACGGCACGGTGGAGATCTGGTACGGCGAGATGGCCGACAAGAAGCCGCAGATCGACCTGGTCACGGACGCCGTCGCGCGCACCGCCGCGGCCCAGCCCTACTCCGGTGGCAAGCGGCTGTACGGCTACGTCAAGAGCGACCTGATGTGGGTCGGCGAGAAGCAGACCCCCGAGGTCGAGCTGCGCCCCTACATGTCGGCGCACCTGAAGAAGGTCGTCACCCCCGAGGACGTCGAGCGCTGGGCGAAGGCCCTGCCGGACGACATGCCCGACGACGGCATCGCCTTTTTCAAGTAG
- a CDS encoding DUF2993 domain-containing protein → MRGLRILLILVVILGVLFVVVDRVAVYFAEGEAADKIRATENLSATPDVDIKGFPFLTQLAGGSLDDVQVGIADYEAATGEAGRTIRIDRLKADMKGVEFSGDYSSATADSATGTATIAYAELLRAAKAAPTDVGLGVKAQLVGLSDGGDGKIKVAVRIQGAIAGAVHIDKTVSVRSSVTVEHNRVQVHADSLPVIGGLALAESRVRSITDFRQAVDRLPGGIELDKVQAAPDGVEITVKGSDVRLAG, encoded by the coding sequence ATGCGCGGCCTGCGAATACTGCTGATCCTCGTCGTGATCCTGGGCGTGCTCTTCGTGGTCGTGGACCGGGTCGCCGTGTACTTCGCCGAGGGCGAGGCGGCGGACAAGATCAGAGCGACGGAGAACCTGTCCGCCACCCCGGACGTGGACATCAAGGGCTTCCCGTTCCTCACGCAGCTCGCGGGCGGCTCCCTGGACGACGTCCAGGTCGGCATCGCCGACTACGAGGCGGCCACCGGCGAGGCCGGCCGGACCATCCGCATCGACCGGCTGAAGGCCGACATGAAGGGCGTCGAGTTCTCCGGCGACTACAGCTCCGCCACGGCGGACAGCGCCACCGGCACCGCCACGATCGCCTACGCCGAGCTGCTCAGGGCCGCCAAGGCCGCGCCGACCGACGTCGGTCTCGGCGTAAAGGCCCAGCTCGTGGGCCTCTCCGACGGCGGCGACGGCAAGATCAAGGTCGCCGTCCGGATCCAGGGCGCGATCGCGGGGGCCGTGCACATCGACAAGACCGTCTCGGTGCGCAGCTCGGTGACCGTCGAGCACAACCGGGTGCAGGTCCACGCGGACTCCCTGCCCGTGATCGGCGGCCTGGCGCTCGCCGAGAGCCGCGTCCGCTCGATCACCGACTTCCGGCAGGCGGTGGACCGGCTGCCCGGCGGCATCGAGCTGGACAAGGTGCAGGCCGCGCCGGACGGGGTGGAGATCACCGTGAAGGGTTCGGACGTCAGGCTGGCGGGGTAG
- a CDS encoding MoaD/ThiS family protein gives MPKVTVRYWAAAKAAAQVAEEPYDADTLAEALSAVRERHPGELTRVLLRCSFLVDGDPVGTRAHETVRLADGGTVEVLPPFAGG, from the coding sequence ATGCCCAAGGTCACGGTCCGCTACTGGGCCGCCGCCAAGGCCGCGGCCCAGGTCGCCGAGGAGCCGTACGACGCGGACACGCTCGCCGAAGCGCTGTCCGCCGTGCGCGAGCGGCACCCCGGCGAACTCACGCGTGTGCTGCTGCGGTGCTCCTTCCTCGTCGACGGCGACCCCGTCGGGACCCGCGCGCATGAGACGGTACGGCTGGCCGACGGCGGCACGGTCGAGGTGCTCCCGCCGTTCGCAGGAGGGTGA